Proteins found in one Actinokineospora alba genomic segment:
- a CDS encoding DNRLRE domain-containing protein, protein MRTTSRRAYARRPLLVAVVAALALSGQVPGPGPLAAAAPAAPQPAPATCPDARPDAAAARSTARFCGKRIEVASAASENTTVWANPDGTLTADVTAGPSRVRQGDRWVPADLTLRKTPDGAIVPAAHPRGLKLSGRAGAGEHALATVDAAGDTVSMRWSGPLPEPVLNGARATYRAVRPGVDLVVEATSTGFDQFLVVHTRAAAAKLTKLTLPLVSRSLKFVGDGPGSLSIVDPSGAPVGRVPTPLMWDAQGSRDGGRIREKLLGVAAESRAGGVDLALEGDAAWLSSPETQYPVTIDPSVTINPTSDTYVKQNDTVDRSGANDLQLGKGGGVIARSFLQWDTSAFAHGRITSASLKFWNFWSASCTAAAWEIWTVAPYSNPIHWTSQPALLTREATSTETKGYSTTCDDNWVGVDATAFFQRAATAGVAKAYMGVKAADETDNWKQFRSLQGGSAVMPRVTVTYAAAPSVSAPATTPSTGGCVIGSGRPFTSSATPRLSATVSDPDTATVTAEFEWWVTNGAKIGGTTVGAAAGATVAATVAAGAFADGGTYSWRARATDGTNTSPWSAWCEFTVDTTAPAATPTAASAEYPEGEWSGGAGKPGTFSLGAAGTADVVGFVHGLDTNPPTAEVAALGGAASVTVTPAGDGPHTLFVRAKDRAGNLSPTRAYAFYAGTAAVLVPTAGDVVAGTSSLQGQAPAGATGVTYHWRRADTDDWRTIPAGDVTIAAGGGAVAWPAPVAADGTTTKVNWDVARTLGAGGGTAADGPVQVRAAFSGGGTSGAARFTFDRDQGTAATSEVGPGTVNLVTGDFSVSHTDVAAGSNVGVTRTYSTRQADGLDPMFGPGWTSSLTVANSYTKVTVSGTLVQVDLAKGGTIGFTQSTSDASGATFAPQPGAENLTLTYKSATDAYTLRDTEGTSTAFTRPAGAPSGQYMPTSATADGSAGATAYSWEQATVDGVSMLRPTRVLAPVPAGVSCAAGLVRGCRALEFAYAGASTATAEQWGDRAGRLSQVSLTAWDPDAGRMATVVLVRYAYDTAGRLRSARDPRLDWTDGGTTRQVAQVYEYGQDGLLSVITPPAQAPWRLSYTAVPGDAGAGRLAAVSRTGPAGEAKTTVVYRVAVSGAGAPHDLSTAQTSRWGQQESPVTAAAVFPPTQVPDGDQAAGTLPSSFAQAALTYLDADGRAVNTVAPGGHTSTTWHDARGNAVRSLTAANRATALATASEQAALAARLSTVTTYTAGNNPVETLGPEHPVALPDGRTVTGRVRTHVAYDEGAPQGQTPGLPTTTTTGVRHAEGDADLRVTKSEYDWTTSAETGQTVDPGGLNLVTRTAYDADGRIASRTVAGGAGSTATPDTRVTLYYRSGTGAGATECDNRPEWAGLVCRTGPGGQAATGPEVPVTVTTYDLYNQVRTLTERTSAGVLRVTDKAYDAAGRLSAVSVTGMPVTRTVYDEAGGLPLRTESDGGAVTKAYDAFGRVTAYTDADGNTTRTEFDAAGRVSRVDDGKAVRSYTYDARGLVTGAHDSQAGQFQAEHDADGRLVRETWPTGVVVTRGYAANDVPTSVRYERPGCGQADCTLWTESAVLNAHSQRALTTSSFGTQTAAFDKAGRTVTDSTKDATGCVSRVYALDADANRTGLTTFGPAAEGACQTTTASGSRTWTYDSADRVTGPGYAYDALGRTTTVPAADAAGGEIAVAYHGNDMAKSITQGSRTSTFTLDVGVSRVRSWTDGTVTRKHHYGSDSDSPLWTDEGGGVSTRMVPGTATPVATWSSAAGITWQLTNLHGDFVAGVVGNGSSGLAYTAAYDQYGATSDAGARRYGWLGARERAADNPGGLVLMGARVYNPTTGRFLSVDPVYGGSANPYDYCSGNPANCTDVDGLGDCKRWWIFKICGIVINVGVRSVLIAKNRCSWWRVCGDSPTAWLRPGQWSKRYWEDTDAFRWFGAWVPVYDGWTRYVSLPWWGWS, encoded by the coding sequence ATGAGAACAACCAGTCGGCGGGCCTATGCCCGCCGTCCGCTGCTTGTCGCCGTGGTGGCGGCGCTGGCCTTGAGCGGACAGGTACCCGGCCCCGGGCCCCTGGCCGCCGCGGCCCCGGCCGCGCCGCAACCCGCACCGGCAACCTGCCCAGACGCCCGGCCCGACGCGGCGGCCGCGCGGTCGACCGCCCGCTTCTGCGGCAAGCGGATCGAGGTGGCCTCTGCGGCGTCCGAGAACACCACCGTGTGGGCAAACCCGGACGGCACGCTCACCGCCGACGTGACGGCCGGGCCGTCCCGGGTGCGGCAGGGTGATCGCTGGGTGCCCGCCGACCTGACCCTGCGCAAGACACCCGACGGCGCCATCGTGCCCGCCGCGCACCCGCGCGGCCTGAAGCTGTCCGGCAGGGCGGGCGCCGGCGAGCACGCGCTGGCGACCGTGGACGCGGCCGGGGACACCGTATCGATGCGCTGGTCCGGTCCGCTGCCGGAGCCGGTGCTGAACGGGGCCCGCGCCACCTACCGCGCGGTGCGCCCCGGCGTCGACCTGGTCGTGGAGGCCACCTCCACCGGGTTCGACCAGTTCCTCGTCGTGCACACGCGCGCCGCGGCCGCCAAGCTCACGAAGCTGACGCTGCCCTTGGTGAGCCGATCGCTGAAGTTCGTCGGTGACGGTCCCGGCTCGCTCTCCATCGTCGACCCGTCGGGCGCGCCGGTCGGCCGGGTGCCTACGCCGCTGATGTGGGACGCCCAGGGCAGCCGCGACGGCGGCCGGATCCGGGAAAAGCTGCTCGGCGTTGCGGCGGAGTCCCGCGCGGGCGGGGTGGACCTCGCTCTCGAGGGCGACGCCGCGTGGCTGTCGAGCCCGGAGACGCAGTACCCGGTGACCATTGACCCGTCGGTGACCATCAATCCGACGTCGGACACCTACGTCAAGCAGAACGACACCGTCGACCGCTCCGGCGCCAACGACCTGCAACTGGGCAAGGGCGGCGGCGTGATCGCCCGGTCGTTCCTGCAGTGGGACACCAGTGCGTTCGCCCACGGCCGGATCACCTCGGCCAGCCTGAAGTTCTGGAACTTCTGGTCGGCCTCGTGCACCGCGGCGGCCTGGGAGATCTGGACGGTCGCGCCCTACAGCAACCCGATCCACTGGACGTCCCAGCCCGCGCTGCTGACGCGGGAGGCGACCTCCACCGAGACCAAGGGTTACAGCACCACCTGCGACGACAACTGGGTGGGCGTCGACGCGACGGCGTTCTTCCAGCGGGCGGCCACGGCGGGCGTGGCCAAGGCGTACATGGGCGTCAAGGCCGCCGACGAGACCGACAACTGGAAGCAGTTCCGGTCCCTGCAGGGCGGTTCGGCCGTCATGCCCCGGGTCACGGTCACCTATGCGGCGGCGCCCTCGGTATCGGCCCCGGCGACCACGCCCAGCACTGGCGGCTGCGTGATCGGCTCAGGCAGGCCATTCACCTCGTCCGCCACGCCGCGCCTGTCGGCCACCGTGTCCGACCCGGACACCGCGACCGTCACCGCCGAGTTCGAGTGGTGGGTGACCAACGGCGCCAAGATCGGCGGCACCACCGTCGGCGCGGCGGCGGGCGCCACTGTGGCGGCCACCGTTGCCGCGGGCGCGTTCGCCGACGGCGGCACGTACTCCTGGCGCGCGCGGGCCACCGACGGCACCAACACCTCCCCGTGGTCGGCGTGGTGCGAGTTCACCGTCGACACGACCGCCCCGGCGGCGACGCCCACCGCGGCCTCCGCCGAATACCCGGAGGGCGAGTGGTCGGGCGGCGCGGGCAAGCCGGGCACGTTCAGCCTCGGCGCCGCGGGCACCGCCGACGTGGTCGGCTTCGTGCACGGCTTGGATACCAACCCGCCGACTGCCGAAGTGGCCGCCTTGGGCGGCGCGGCCTCGGTCACCGTCACCCCGGCGGGCGACGGACCGCACACCCTGTTCGTGCGCGCCAAGGACCGGGCGGGCAACCTCTCGCCCACGAGGGCGTACGCGTTTTACGCCGGGACGGCGGCCGTGCTGGTGCCAACGGCGGGTGACGTCGTCGCGGGCACGAGCTCGCTGCAGGGCCAAGCGCCCGCTGGCGCGACCGGCGTGACCTACCACTGGCGCCGGGCCGACACGGACGACTGGCGCACCATCCCGGCCGGAGACGTCACCATCGCCGCGGGCGGCGGCGCGGTCGCCTGGCCTGCCCCGGTCGCCGCGGATGGCACGACCACCAAGGTGAATTGGGACGTCGCCCGCACCCTGGGAGCGGGCGGCGGGACCGCGGCCGACGGCCCGGTCCAGGTGCGCGCGGCCTTCAGCGGAGGCGGCACGTCCGGCGCGGCCCGCTTCACTTTCGACCGCGACCAGGGCACCGCCGCGACCAGCGAGGTCGGCCCCGGCACGGTCAACCTGGTCACTGGCGACTTCTCCGTCTCGCACACCGACGTGGCCGCGGGTAGCAACGTCGGCGTCACCCGTACCTATTCGACCCGCCAGGCCGACGGGCTCGACCCGATGTTCGGACCGGGCTGGACCTCGAGCCTCACCGTCGCCAACAGCTACACCAAGGTGACGGTGTCGGGCACTCTGGTCCAGGTCGACCTGGCCAAGGGCGGCACGATCGGGTTCACCCAGTCCACATCGGACGCGAGCGGGGCGACCTTCGCGCCGCAGCCGGGCGCGGAGAACCTGACTCTGACCTACAAGTCCGCCACCGATGCCTACACCCTGCGCGACACCGAGGGCACGAGCACGGCGTTCACCCGGCCCGCGGGCGCGCCGAGCGGGCAGTACATGCCCACCTCGGCCACCGCGGACGGCTCCGCGGGCGCCACGGCGTACTCGTGGGAGCAAGCCACCGTCGACGGGGTGTCCATGCTGCGCCCGACCAGGGTGCTCGCCCCAGTGCCCGCCGGCGTGTCCTGCGCGGCCGGGCTGGTGCGCGGCTGCCGCGCGCTCGAGTTCGCCTACGCGGGCGCGAGCACTGCGACCGCCGAGCAGTGGGGCGACCGGGCGGGCAGGCTCAGCCAGGTCTCGCTCACCGCGTGGGACCCCGACGCGGGTCGCATGGCCACGGTCGTGCTCGTGCGCTACGCGTACGACACGGCGGGCAGGCTGCGGTCGGCCCGGGACCCGCGGCTCGACTGGACCGACGGCGGCACCACGCGTCAGGTCGCCCAGGTATACGAGTACGGCCAGGATGGGCTGCTGTCGGTGATCACCCCGCCCGCGCAGGCGCCGTGGCGGCTGAGCTACACGGCCGTGCCCGGTGACGCCGGCGCGGGCAGGCTCGCCGCGGTGTCGCGCACCGGCCCGGCGGGTGAGGCGAAGACGACCGTCGTGTACCGGGTTGCGGTGTCCGGCGCGGGCGCGCCGCACGACCTGTCCACGGCGCAGACCAGCCGCTGGGGCCAGCAGGAGTCGCCGGTGACGGCGGCCGCGGTGTTCCCGCCGACCCAGGTGCCCGACGGCGACCAGGCGGCAGGGACCCTGCCGAGTTCCTTCGCGCAGGCCGCGCTCACCTACCTGGACGCCGATGGCCGCGCGGTCAACACCGTCGCGCCGGGCGGGCACACGTCCACCACGTGGCACGACGCCCGCGGAAACGCGGTGCGCTCGCTGACCGCGGCGAACCGTGCCACCGCCCTGGCCACCGCGTCCGAGCAGGCCGCGCTCGCCGCCCGACTGTCCACGGTGACCACCTACACCGCGGGCAACAACCCGGTGGAGACGCTGGGGCCGGAGCACCCGGTGGCACTGCCAGACGGGCGCACGGTGACCGGCCGTGTCCGCACCCACGTCGCCTACGACGAGGGCGCGCCGCAGGGCCAGACCCCCGGTCTGCCCACGACTACCACGACGGGCGTGCGCCACGCCGAGGGGGACGCGGACCTGCGGGTCACCAAGTCCGAATACGACTGGACGACGAGCGCGGAGACCGGGCAGACCGTCGATCCCGGCGGCCTGAACCTGGTCACCCGCACGGCGTACGACGCCGACGGCCGCATCGCCAGCCGCACCGTCGCAGGCGGCGCGGGCTCTACCGCGACGCCGGACACCCGAGTGACGCTCTACTACCGGTCCGGCACCGGGGCAGGCGCCACCGAGTGCGACAACCGGCCGGAGTGGGCCGGGCTCGTGTGCCGCACCGGGCCGGGTGGGCAGGCCGCCACAGGACCCGAGGTCCCGGTGACCGTGACGACGTACGACCTGTACAACCAGGTCCGGACGCTGACCGAGCGCACCAGCGCGGGTGTCCTGCGGGTCACGGACAAGGCCTACGACGCCGCGGGCAGGCTGTCGGCGGTATCCGTCACCGGGATGCCGGTCACGCGGACGGTTTACGACGAGGCAGGCGGCTTGCCGCTGCGCACCGAGTCCGACGGCGGCGCGGTCACCAAGGCGTACGACGCGTTCGGCCGCGTCACGGCCTACACCGACGCCGACGGCAACACCACCCGCACCGAGTTCGACGCGGCGGGCCGGGTGTCCAGAGTGGACGACGGCAAGGCGGTGCGCTCGTACACCTACGACGCGCGCGGTCTGGTGACCGGAGCCCACGACAGCCAGGCCGGGCAGTTCCAGGCGGAGCACGACGCAGATGGTCGTCTCGTGCGGGAGACCTGGCCCACCGGTGTGGTCGTCACCCGCGGGTACGCGGCGAACGATGTGCCCACCTCGGTTCGCTACGAGCGGCCGGGCTGCGGCCAGGCGGACTGCACCCTGTGGACGGAGAGCGCGGTGCTCAACGCCCACTCGCAGCGGGCGCTGACCACGTCGTCGTTCGGCACGCAGACCGCGGCGTTCGACAAGGCGGGCCGCACCGTCACCGACAGCACGAAGGACGCGACCGGGTGCGTGTCCCGGGTGTATGCGCTCGACGCGGACGCCAACCGCACGGGGCTGACCACGTTCGGTCCCGCCGCGGAAGGGGCGTGCCAAACGACGACGGCGTCGGGGTCGCGCACGTGGACCTACGACAGCGCGGACCGGGTCACCGGGCCGGGCTACGCCTACGACGCGCTCGGCCGGACCACCACGGTTCCCGCGGCGGACGCGGCGGGCGGCGAGATCGCGGTGGCCTACCACGGCAACGACATGGCGAAGTCGATCACCCAGGGCTCGCGCACGAGCACGTTCACTCTGGACGTGGGCGTCTCGCGCGTGCGGTCGTGGACTGACGGAACGGTGACTCGCAAGCACCACTACGGCTCCGACAGTGATAGTCCTCTGTGGACGGATGAGGGCGGTGGCGTCAGCACCCGGATGGTGCCCGGCACGGCCACGCCGGTGGCGACCTGGTCGAGCGCGGCGGGCATCACGTGGCAGCTGACCAACCTGCACGGCGACTTCGTGGCGGGCGTGGTCGGCAACGGAAGCAGCGGTCTTGCCTACACCGCGGCGTACGACCAGTACGGCGCGACGTCCGACGCGGGCGCCCGGCGCTACGGCTGGCTCGGCGCACGCGAGCGGGCCGCGGACAACCCGGGCGGTCTCGTCCTGATGGGCGCGCGCGTGTACAACCCGACCACCGGGCGCTTCCTCAGCGTCGACCCGGTGTACGGCGGCAGCGCCAACCCGTACGACTACTGCTCCGGCAACCCGGCCAACTGCACCGATGTGGACGGACTCGGGGACTGCAAGCGGTGGTGGATCTTCAAGATCTGCGGAATCGTGATCAACGTGGGTGTGCGGTCGGTGCTGATCGCCAAGAACCGGTGCAGTTGGTGGCGGGTGTGCGGGGACAGCCCGACCGCGTGGCTGCGTCCGGGCCAGTGGTCGAAGCGGTACTGGGAGGACACCGACGCGTTCCGCTGGTTCGGCGCGTGGGTGCCGGTCTACGACGGATGGACCAGGTACGTGAGTCTGCCGTGGTGGGGCTGGTCGTGA
- a CDS encoding FG-GAP-like repeat-containing protein — protein MSRNDDFDGDGRAELLVSSPWGIGILEMSGSTFTAPVMAPNGTRFGGWLLNTGDNRFGPVGDFDGDGRAEIVFSSPWGIGVLEQRGSTLAPLMMAPNGTRFGGWNFQSGDNRFEKAGDFDGDGRTELLISSPWGLGVLELAGSSLAAPMMAPNGTRFGGWNLQTGDNRFGPVGDFDGDGRVEVFVSSPWGVGILQLQGNTMRPLMMAPNGTRFGGWLLNTRDNFFRIAADFDGDGRAELLVTSPWGIGILELSGGTLSAVTMAANGTRLGGWVVDTTNNRFGPAADYDGDGRAELLMSSPWGIGTLELNGGALTSPLMAANGTRVGGWVVDTTNNRYGPAADYDGDGRAELIATSPWGLGVLKPTGTSAGSPVMAPNGTRFGGWNLQTVDNRFGVRRSCFEHVVIHFKTLVAQTAAITTFMDTQYKAMEDLFADYGIATYRGTTEDLSADTTLAGVVDLDVGSCLLGVPTAEHNTLFARRNGAGVNDIVVYVVRTLTNGAGSTNLLGCATHPANQPGCAVVQANARWLLAHEVGHVLGLRHWANPPATNSQYLMFPNVGWTGTPPDIVQTEVATMVDSALTRAF, from the coding sequence ATGTCTCGCAACGACGATTTCGACGGCGACGGACGCGCGGAGTTGCTGGTGTCCAGCCCTTGGGGCATCGGGATCCTCGAGATGTCGGGCAGCACGTTCACCGCGCCGGTGATGGCGCCCAACGGCACCCGGTTCGGCGGCTGGCTGCTCAACACCGGGGACAACCGGTTCGGCCCCGTCGGGGACTTCGACGGCGATGGCCGGGCCGAGATCGTGTTCTCGAGCCCTTGGGGCATAGGCGTTCTTGAACAGCGGGGCAGCACGTTGGCACCGCTGATGATGGCGCCCAATGGCACGCGCTTCGGCGGCTGGAATTTCCAGTCGGGCGACAACCGCTTCGAGAAGGCCGGGGACTTCGACGGCGACGGGCGCACCGAGCTGCTCATCTCGAGCCCGTGGGGCCTCGGCGTGTTGGAGCTCGCCGGGTCGTCGCTCGCGGCTCCGATGATGGCACCTAACGGCACCCGGTTCGGCGGCTGGAACCTCCAGACCGGGGACAACCGATTCGGGCCCGTCGGCGACTTCGACGGTGACGGTCGGGTCGAGGTGTTCGTCTCCAGCCCTTGGGGCGTGGGGATTCTGCAACTGCAGGGCAACACGATGCGGCCGCTCATGATGGCGCCGAACGGGACGAGGTTCGGCGGCTGGCTGCTCAACACCCGGGACAACTTCTTCCGTATCGCCGCGGATTTCGACGGCGACGGGCGTGCGGAGCTCCTCGTGACCAGTCCCTGGGGCATTGGGATTCTCGAACTCTCCGGCGGAACCCTCTCGGCGGTCACGATGGCGGCGAACGGGACGCGCCTGGGTGGCTGGGTCGTCGACACGACGAACAACCGCTTCGGTCCGGCGGCGGACTACGACGGCGACGGGCGGGCCGAGCTGCTGATGAGCAGCCCGTGGGGAATCGGCACGCTCGAGCTGAACGGCGGGGCTCTCACCTCCCCGCTCATGGCCGCGAACGGCACGCGCGTCGGGGGCTGGGTCGTCGACACCACGAACAACCGGTACGGCCCGGCCGCGGACTACGACGGCGACGGACGCGCCGAGCTCATCGCCACCAGCCCCTGGGGACTCGGCGTGCTCAAGCCGACCGGCACGTCGGCGGGATCGCCGGTGATGGCCCCCAACGGCACCCGCTTCGGCGGCTGGAACCTCCAGACGGTCGACAACCGGTTCGGCGTCCGCCGGTCGTGCTTCGAGCACGTCGTGATCCACTTCAAGACGCTCGTCGCGCAAACCGCCGCCATCACCACGTTCATGGACACGCAGTACAAGGCGATGGAGGACCTGTTCGCCGACTACGGCATCGCGACCTACCGCGGGACGACCGAGGACCTGAGCGCCGACACGACGCTCGCGGGCGTGGTCGACCTCGACGTGGGCTCGTGTCTCCTCGGAGTCCCCACGGCCGAACACAACACGCTCTTCGCCCGGCGCAACGGCGCGGGCGTCAACGACATTGTCGTCTATGTCGTCCGGACCCTGACCAACGGCGCGGGATCGACGAACCTGCTCGGCTGCGCCACCCACCCGGCCAACCAGCCGGGGTGCGCGGTCGTACAGGCGAACGCCCGGTGGCTGCTCGCCCACGAGGTGGGCCACGTGCTCGGGCTCAGACACTGGGCCAACCCGCCCGCGACGAACAGCCAGTACCTCATGTTCCCCAACGTCGGTTGGACGGGCACGCCGCCGGACATCGTCCAGACGGAGGTCGCGACCATGGTGGACTCGGCCCTCACCCGGGCCTTCTGA
- a CDS encoding HEAT repeat domain-containing protein has product MAMNMQEIRSRLSSIEGDAQMYVDLGDDEVPLLVELLDDEEAWMAQRAVYALARIATPDALAALEQASDSSRAEVRVACATSANLLPSEAADRVLTKLLTDREVGVRKFAVESVTPDNEDSVRQLVAEMTDADDDALRAKAQTRARELGY; this is encoded by the coding sequence ATGGCCATGAACATGCAGGAGATCCGGTCGCGGCTCAGCTCCATCGAGGGCGACGCGCAGATGTACGTCGACCTCGGTGACGACGAGGTCCCCCTGCTGGTGGAACTCCTCGACGACGAGGAGGCATGGATGGCGCAGCGAGCGGTGTACGCCCTCGCCAGGATCGCGACACCGGACGCTCTCGCCGCGCTCGAGCAGGCCAGCGACAGCAGCCGCGCGGAGGTGCGCGTCGCCTGCGCGACCAGTGCGAACCTGCTCCCATCGGAGGCCGCCGACCGAGTCCTGACCAAACTCCTGACCGATCGGGAGGTGGGAGTGCGAAAGTTCGCCGTCGAAAGCGTGACGCCCGACAACGAGGACAGCGTCCGACAGCTCGTGGCCGAGATGACCGACGCGGACGACGACGCCCTCAGGGCCAAAGCGCAGACCCGGGCGCGCGAACTCGGATACTGA
- a CDS encoding TetR/AcrR family transcriptional regulator, translated as MVDPNPARARLIAAGISQLLEDGIKVLSRGLNVAEIAERAGVSEKTFFATFGDKGRYVDELLASLVEAPERVTRSLTDMVEKSFIQTKGDPRQTIRAVCAWDFQQVRQDPATLAQLATLVLAREHRGAMKKLRQAYAAYDDAGMKAYQAILARWGASLRAPFTAESMAVSLTALVEGLAVRHLADPTAVPDHLFGDVVVALIGSIVDTGQNHEHIDDVVGPLADEIMVTYEVALTDSLPEDPRSAVVDAARVEFAARGYFSTTLVHISVRSGVPLPVLKQLFPSKAMIVVSALRVPFQELKSQVGDDIALGITADVIVKRFLGRLATFAVRHIEYVEAFLMVVAHDTATAPETAIHVKRELDLPSLIEPVIAAGQRNGLFDDALASYDLAAALTNNLLLRCFTRRDDDPLTHAAVVGATCLRGLLVRDDDGG; from the coding sequence ATGGTCGATCCGAATCCAGCGCGCGCGAGACTGATCGCTGCCGGGATTTCCCAGTTGCTGGAAGACGGGATCAAGGTCTTGAGCCGGGGACTCAATGTCGCCGAGATAGCCGAGCGGGCGGGAGTCAGCGAAAAGACGTTCTTCGCCACCTTCGGTGACAAGGGCCGCTACGTCGATGAACTTCTGGCTTCACTGGTGGAAGCGCCGGAGCGAGTCACGCGCAGCCTTACCGACATGGTGGAGAAGTCTTTCATCCAGACCAAAGGTGATCCGCGGCAGACGATCAGGGCGGTGTGTGCCTGGGACTTTCAGCAAGTGCGCCAGGATCCCGCTACGCTGGCGCAGCTGGCCACCCTCGTTCTGGCGCGCGAGCACCGCGGCGCGATGAAGAAGCTGCGTCAAGCCTATGCGGCGTACGACGACGCCGGGATGAAGGCATATCAGGCCATCCTCGCTCGCTGGGGAGCGTCGCTGCGTGCGCCGTTCACCGCCGAGTCGATGGCCGTGTCGTTGACGGCCTTGGTCGAAGGCCTCGCCGTGCGGCATCTCGCCGATCCGACCGCCGTGCCCGACCATCTCTTCGGCGATGTCGTCGTCGCGCTCATCGGCTCCATTGTGGACACCGGCCAGAACCATGAGCACATCGACGACGTGGTGGGGCCGCTCGCCGACGAGATCATGGTGACCTATGAGGTCGCGCTGACCGACAGCCTGCCCGAGGACCCGCGCAGCGCGGTCGTCGACGCCGCGCGGGTCGAGTTCGCGGCCCGGGGCTATTTCTCGACCACGCTCGTCCACATCTCCGTCCGGTCAGGCGTGCCGCTGCCCGTCTTGAAGCAGTTGTTCCCCAGCAAGGCCATGATCGTCGTCAGTGCCCTGCGCGTGCCCTTCCAGGAGCTCAAGTCGCAAGTCGGGGACGACATCGCCCTTGGCATCACAGCCGATGTCATCGTCAAACGTTTCCTCGGCCGCTTGGCGACTTTCGCTGTGCGCCATATCGAGTATGTGGAAGCATTCCTGATGGTGGTAGCACATGACACCGCTACCGCCCCCGAGACGGCGATCCATGTCAAACGTGAACTTGATCTGCCCAGTCTGATCGAGCCCGTCATCGCGGCAGGCCAGCGGAACGGACTCTTCGACGACGCTCTCGCGTCCTACGACTTGGCCGCCGCGCTGACGAACAACCTGCTGCTGCGGTGTTTCACCCGCCGCGATGACGATCCACTCACCCATGCGGCCGTCGTCGGAGCGACGTGCTTGCGGGGCTTGCTCGTTCGTGACGACGACGGCGGATGA
- a CDS encoding esterase/lipase family protein, producing MAQPSDDVSVVLVHGIGAQAIGDTLSKFLRGLETTLVDRPNLIRVDEATARVTVADKTVTVHEAWWADILGGDTVRGTFRPLDIHVLAWFPWLNLKFAAYANRPVVRAILWTLVLAPAAVLMQLTARVWLPVASFFMRMRRGDSTERFTMGPLFDEVLADVGNYLASAGRATRPGSSVADAAARIQQRVIDAVRAANPDGTRRVVVVAHSLGTVIAYHALAGTLAAKPGAAVPLLAGEDAERVSHLITIGSPLAKIRWIWPMLVSPHASLATRIPNLSWTNLRDRLDLVAGKLRHQTTWGPVHDIPLFGRAWLATAHTAYERDPDFTEVLLSALGVERRPTHELSVATRVRLLAVSLGSIAAALFLVVFALAVSLAASAAVLFVLAGSFALATALDVAGFGADAIDTGFRLGFVLALYGYPLVLGILLPFGWGRVVAGYEHYAFRYGQWPPESPKEEVDEPAPPAAAPLRLRDRISGWLLVLALLAAALPLGVVIYQDVSPGTPGPFDPGLSSGARVGYVALALFEGALTEIVVGLLLAALWVILFEGLPTVLRAYRRWVHDVTVPPRADVASPIADA from the coding sequence ATGGCCCAGCCGTCCGATGACGTATCAGTCGTCCTGGTGCACGGAATCGGCGCGCAGGCGATAGGTGACACGCTCAGCAAGTTCCTCCGCGGCTTGGAGACCACCCTTGTCGATCGCCCGAACCTGATCCGCGTCGACGAGGCCACCGCGCGGGTGACTGTCGCGGACAAAACGGTGACGGTGCACGAGGCGTGGTGGGCCGACATCCTCGGCGGGGACACCGTGCGCGGCACGTTCCGGCCGCTCGACATCCATGTCCTGGCCTGGTTCCCGTGGCTCAACCTCAAATTCGCCGCCTACGCCAACCGGCCCGTCGTCCGCGCGATTCTCTGGACACTCGTGTTGGCGCCCGCGGCGGTGCTGATGCAGTTGACCGCCCGAGTGTGGCTCCCGGTCGCGTCCTTCTTCATGCGGATGAGGAGGGGCGACTCGACGGAGCGGTTCACGATGGGCCCGCTGTTCGACGAGGTGCTCGCCGATGTCGGCAACTACCTGGCCTCCGCCGGAAGGGCGACGCGCCCGGGATCGTCCGTTGCCGACGCCGCCGCGCGCATCCAGCAGCGGGTGATCGACGCGGTACGTGCGGCCAATCCGGATGGAACCCGGCGGGTGGTGGTGGTCGCGCACAGTCTGGGCACGGTGATCGCCTACCACGCCTTGGCCGGGACACTCGCGGCAAAGCCCGGCGCGGCCGTGCCCCTGCTGGCAGGCGAAGACGCCGAACGCGTCTCGCACCTGATCACCATCGGCAGCCCACTGGCGAAGATCCGCTGGATCTGGCCGATGCTGGTCTCACCCCATGCCAGCCTGGCGACACGCATCCCGAACTTGTCCTGGACGAACCTGCGCGACCGACTCGATCTCGTCGCGGGCAAGCTCCGCCACCAGACCACGTGGGGTCCGGTGCACGACATACCCTTGTTCGGCCGCGCATGGCTGGCCACCGCCCACACCGCCTACGAGCGCGACCCGGATTTCACCGAAGTCCTCCTGTCCGCCCTCGGCGTCGAGCGGCGGCCGACACACGAACTCTCGGTCGCCACCCGGGTGCGGTTGCTCGCGGTGTCCCTCGGATCCATTGCGGCGGCACTGTTCCTCGTCGTGTTCGCGCTCGCTGTCTCACTCGCCGCGTCCGCGGCGGTGCTGTTCGTCCTGGCAGGCTCATTCGCCCTGGCGACCGCGCTCGACGTGGCGGGTTTCGGCGCCGACGCGATCGACACCGGTTTCCGACTGGGATTCGTGCTCGCCCTCTACGGCTATCCGCTGGTGCTCGGGATCCTGCTTCCGTTCGGCTGGGGGCGGGTCGTCGCCGGATACGAGCACTACGCGTTCCGGTATGGACAGTGGCCGCCAGAATCGCCGAAGGAGGAGGTCGACGAGCCCGCACCCCCGGCCGCTGCTCCGTTGAGACTGCGGGACCGGATCTCGGGGTGGCTGCTCGTTCTGGCGCTACTAGCGGCCGCCCTCCCACTCGGTGTCGTCATCTACCAAGACGTCTCGCCGGGCACACCCGGACCGTTCGATCCGGGATTGAGCAGCGGCGCCCGCGTCGGCTATGTGGCCCTCGCGCTCTTCGAAGGAGCGCTCACCGAAATCGTGGTCGGCTTACTCCTCGCCGCACTCTGGGTGATCCTGTTCGAAGGGCTGCCGACGGTCTTGCGGGCATACCGCCGCTGGGTTCACGATGTGACCGTCCCGCCGCGCGCGGATGTCGCGAGCCCTATCGCCGACGCCTAA